The DNA window GTCCTGGTGGTACAGCTCGATTCCGGCGTTGACGACCAGGGTGGTCAGCCCGCCGAGTTCGGCGGAAGCGCGGTCGAGGCCGCTGGCGATGGACTGCTCGTCGGCGACGATCGCGACGGCGGTGCCGCCCGCCGCGGTGATCGCGCGCGCGGTGCCTGCCGCCGCGGCTTCGTCGACGTCCAGGATCGCGACGGCCGCGCCGTCTGCGGCGAACCGGCGCGCGGTCGCCCGTCCTATTCCCGACCCGGCCCCGGTGATCGCGGCGCGTTTGCCGTGCAGCGGGCCGAAACACGAATCAGCGATGCGCATCGGCCGTCTGCCCATCGGCCGCGGGGCCGATATGGGTGACCGCCTGGATCAGCACCGCGGTCAACGACAACGCGTCCGGCCTCAGCCGGGCGTCATCTCCCATACCGGCCCCCGCCGACTCGTCACAGGCGCAGTGCAGCACCGCTGTGCTGCGCCTCCTCCCCACACGCCCACTGATCAGATCAGTAGACGAGTCCCGAGGTGGGACGCTAACGTTCGCGTTCTGCCGAGTCAAGAACTTTGGTTCCACACCGTGCGAATGCGCTCACGCGCAGTCGTCGCACGACCGGTCGAGATTCCCGTGCGCGCGGGGTTGGGAGGGCTTCGGTGCCGGACCTGATCAGCGATCCCCTGTCGCGGCCCCCGTCGATGCCGGAACGGATCGCCGCCGACATCTCGGAGCGGATCACCGCGAACGGCCTCGAGGTACTGGACAAACTGCCGAGCATCACCGCGCTGGCCGACCAGTACGGGGTGTCGAAACCCATGATGCGCGAAGCGGCAAGGCTCCTGCAGGCAGGCGGGAAGATCGTTTTCCACCACGGCAAACCGTGCGTGGTCGGCAGCCCCGGCGCCGAACAGCTCGACGACCTGTTCGGCTTCGTGCTCGGCCAGAAGCGCACCGACCTGATGGAGTTGCAGGCGCTGCGCGAAGTGCTCGAAATCGCCGCGGCGAGGGCGGCCGCGAGCGTGGCCACCGCCGCCGAGCACGCGGACCTCCGCGAGCACCTCGACCGCTACCTGGCCGTGCCCGTCCCCGGCGACGCGCTGCACGCCGCCGACATCGCGCTGCACGCCGCGGTGATGCGGGCGGGCGGGAACCGGTTGTTCGCGATGCTGCTCGACGGCATCACCGGCCTGCTGCAGGTTTCCCGTCGCGAGGCGTGGGCGCAGTACGAGAGCGAAGGCGGCACACTCGCCCTCGCCCACGAACGCCACCAGCGCATCGTGGACACCATTTGCGACGGCGACCCGGAGGCCGCCGCGCAAGCGATGCTCGACGATCTCACCGACACCCGGGACGCACTCACGGTGCTGATCCGGCCGAGCTGATCTCGCCGTTACGCGCGGACGCCGACGAAGTACGGGTGGCCGGTGTGCCCGCCCTCGGGTGCTTCGATCTCGAACTTCAAGCCCGCCAGGCGAAAGGCCTCTTCGTACTGTTCCTGGGTGTAGAGCCGGAGCCGGTGCGTTTCGTCGAAATGGCGTACCCCACCTCGTTCATCGGCGACGAGGTAATGCATGTCCACCACCGAGAAGTCGCCCTCCAGCCTCGAATGCGACACCCGCGCGATCGTGTAGCCGTCGATCTCGACCAGGTTCTTGGAGACGAAGCCGGGCAGGAACGTCTCGGGGAACCACCACGGTTCGACCAGCAGCACACCGCCGGGGGCGAGCGCGCGCGCCATGCACCGCAGCGCCGAGTTCAGCTGCTCGACCGTGCTCAAATAGCCGACGACGGTGAACAACGAGGTCACCACGTCGAACGTGCGATCCACGGTGAAGTCCGCGATGTCACCGCGGTGCAGCGGCACGGCGGGCAACCGGGCCGCGGCCAGTGCCAGCATGTCCTCGGACAGATCGATTCCCTCGACATGGCCGAAATCGGCAGCGAAGTGCGCGAGGTGGACTCCCGTTCCACAGCCGACATCGAGAAGGGACTGGGCGCTCGGGTTCCGGGAGCGGACGATGTCGATGACCGTGTCGCACTCCGCCTGGTAGTCCTTTCCGCGCGCCCGGTACAGCAGATCGTAAACTCCGGCAACATCGTGCTGGAAAACCTCAGACATAGGCGTCGGCATCCTGTTCGCTCGGGGATCAGGTGTCTACCCGGAGAAGGGTAACGGGGCTTATGGTCGGTTTGCGCGGTCGTGTCGGCATTGCCGGGTAGGAATAGGGGTTACGGACGCCTCTCGGCTTTTCGAGGAGTTCTCACGCCGGATTGGTGAGCGCGACCATCCCCGCCGGAAGGGTTTCGGTACCGAAGGCGCGACCGATCGCGAGCCCGGTTCGCGCGGCGACTTCGGCCGCGTCGACGAGCACGAGTTCGTGCCGTTCGTCGTCTCGGCGCCAGAAATCACCGCACTCGGTGAAGATCGTGAAATCGAACAAGAACCGGTCCGCACGCGGTACCGCGAAACGGGTGATCATCGCCCAGCCGTCACCGAGGCGGGCTTTGGCCGACGCGTTCCGGTGCGCTTCTCCCCAAGCCAGGTCGCACAGATCGACGGCGAGGATTCCACCCGGCCGCACCGCGCGCGAAGCGGCCTCCAACGCGGCGACGACGGCATCGGCGTCGGTCAGGTAGTTCAGCACGTTGCCGATGCTGACGACCGCGTCCGCTCGCGGCAGCGGATCGTCCGGCAGGCGCAACGGCCGCACGTCCGCCTCGGGGACGTGCGCACGCGCGTGTTCGAGCATGTCCTCGGACGCATCGGTCGCGATCACGCGGTACCCCGCGTCGACGAGGTGGCGGGTGAGCAAACCCGTGCCGCAGCCCAGTTCCAGCACGGTGCCGCCCCGGAGCGGTGCCAGCAGCGCGAGTATTCCCGGCGCGCAGTTCACGGCGTGGAAACCGAGGGCTTCTCGATAAACGCGGGCGAGATCGGCACGATAGGACCCCATGGGCACAGCCAAGCACGTCGAGGCGGAACTGACCGCGTTCGTCCACGATCCCGAGCGCTTGCACGCCGAGCTTTCCCGCCGCGCCGAAGCCGAGACGTGCACCTACGCCGACACCTACTACGACGACGCGCACAAGGGGCTCGCCGGGCGGGGGCTCAAGCTCCGGGTCCGGCGGATCAGCACCGGCGAAGTGCTCCTCACGTTCAAGGAGCGCGCCGTCGACACGCACGGTTCGAAGCCCGAGCACGAGACAACGGTGGGCAGCGCGGAAGTGCTCCACACCGTGTTCACCGCGCTCGGGCTCCGCGAAAGCGCGGCGCTCACCAAGCACTGCACCAACTACCGGTTCAGCCACGACGGCCACGCGCTGTTCGCCACGGTCGCCGAGATCGACGAACTGCCCGGCCACACGTTCCTCGAACTCGAATGCGTCACCGGCGAAGACGACGTGCCGGAAGCACTGCGGGCGATCAGGCAGGTGCTCGGCGACCTCGGCCTGCACGACCTCAGCACCGTCTCCTACCTGAAGCAGATCAGCGGAAGCGCGGGACGATCTCGTTGACCTTCGGAACCGGTGAGCCCGATCGCCACACCAGCCGGACGCCGTCCGCGGGGCGGCCGCCGGTCCGCACCGAGGTGTAGGCCCCGGTCAGGAATCCGACCGTGCGCCACTGGCCGCCGGAACCGACCTGGATCTCCGCTCGCGGCGCCGGGTCCGAGGCGAGCACGGTGACGCCGTCCAAGGCGCGTGCGGACGCGGCCGTGACCGTCAGCACGTCACCCGGGGCAGGCGACGCTCCTTTGTAGACGGTGCTGGCGTCGCCGTCAGCGACGGCGGCGAGGTTCCCGGCCGGTCCGCCGGTGACCGCGAGCGGCGGGTTGTCCAGTGTGCCGACCGAAAACTCGCGCACCACCACCCAGAACTCCTGTGCCGCGGTGACGCGCAGGCGCACGTACCGCGCCGTCGCGCCCGCGGGCAGGCCCGCGCTCACCACCGCCTGGTCGGTCGTGGTGGCCGCCTGCGCCCACGAGTTCCCGTCGGCCGAGTACTCCAATACGCCGTGGTGCACGTAATCGTTGGGGCTCTTGGCATTCCCCATCTTGATCTCGACGTGACCCACCGGTTTCACCGCGCCGAGGTCGACGCCGACGCTGCTGCCGACGGGCGGGTTCCAGTCGCTCCAGTAGAACGTGCCGTCGTCGCGGTCGACCATCCGCGACGGCGCGTTGTCCTGGTAGGTACCGAGCCCCGAGGTGGTCGCGGTGGGCCGCATCGGCACGCCGAACGCCGTGTCGACCTTGCTCAACGCCTTGTCCAGGAACGGAGTGCACACCGACAGGCAGGGCAACGGCTGCTTCGCGCCGCGCGCGGTCTGCACCACGATGGCCTGGGCGCGCGCGTAGAGATCCGCGGTGGCGCGGCGTTCCGCCCACGCGCCCGCGTTGTCGCCGAAGCGTTGCGCCAGAAGCATTTTCACCGCGTGGCGCCCGGCGTCGCCGAGCAGGCCGAGCTTGTCGAGCCACGGGCCGATCTCGTCGAGGAACGCGGGGTTGTCCGCCATCCCCTTCCGCAGGTCGGCCGGGTTCGACGCGAGCTTGCGCAGGTAGTCGTCGAGCCGCCAAGTCGCGCCGAGCAGGTCACCGCGCCCGTCCAGCGCCGACCAGAACGCGTCGAGCAGCGGCCGCAGTACCGGCGAGTCCTGGTCCGGTTTGCCGGGGACGCGGTCGAGCGCGCCCGCGTAGTTGTTCTCGGAGAACACGGTCAGCGGCGCGGCGGCGCGTCCGCCGAGGTCCGCCAGCGCGGCGCGCCACGAAGCGTCCGGGTCGTAGGCCTTCGGGTTCCACAGGAAGTCGGCCGAGGTGAACTCCGCGATCTTCGACGATTCCGCCTGCACCATCGGGTTGGCCGTGACACCGGCCAGTTCGCCCGCGATGCCCGGTTCCCTTCCGACGTACGGGCCCATCAGGAGCCGGTCGGTGATGTAGTCGTTGACCGGGTAGTTGTCCCACACCAGGATGTCGTGCCCGAACACCTGGTGCGTCTGCTTCGCCTGCTCGGTGGTGATCGTCGGCGCGATCACGCCGACGCCGGTCCATTCGACGACCACCCGCGGGTCGAGCTGGGTGCGCAGCGCGGTCTTGTACCCGGAGTCGGCGAGGTCGTAGTACTCGGTCGGCACCATCTGCAGCCTGTCGATCCCGGGGTGGGTCTCGATGAACTGCTTCTGCACGGCGTTGAGCAGGAACGACTGCGCCGCACCCGCTGCGGCGCCGCCGGTGCCGAACTTCGCGGCGTCGGCGTCGCAGTTCCACTTCGTGTACGAGATGTCGTCGAGCGGGATCGCGAACGAGCGGACGCCGATGTCCCACAGGGACTGGAACTTCGCCACCAGTTTGGTGGTTTCCGCCGGATCGGAGTAGCAGATCGACAGCCCCGGCGACAGCGCGTAGGTGAAGTCGACGTGGTTCGCCGCGCCGCGGTCGACGAGCGCCTTGATCTCCGCGAGCTTGTCCGCGGGGTAGGTGTCGCGCCACCGCGCGCGCAGGTACGGGTCGTCCTTCGGCGAGTAGACGTAGATGTTCTGCTTGGTGCGGCCGTAGAAGTCCAGCTGGGCGAGCCGGTCGGCGTGCGACCACGGCGCGCCGTAGAAGCCTTCGATCACCCCGCGCAACGGCATCGCGGGCCAGTCCCGCACCTTGACCTCCGGGATCCGGTGCCCGGTGACGAGCTGGCGCAGCGTCTGCGCGGCGTAGAAGGTGCCGCGGGCGTCGGCGCCGGACAGCGCGAGTGTGCGGCTGGCGCGGTCGGCGGCCAGTACGTAACCGCCCGAGGCGAGCCCCGCCGGGCCTGGGACGCCGAGGCGGTCGAGCGCCTCCGTCGCAGGTCCGCCGAGGTACACCGTCAGTTCGGCGGGTCC is part of the Amycolatopsis sp. CA-230715 genome and encodes:
- a CDS encoding class IV adenylate cyclase, with product MGTAKHVEAELTAFVHDPERLHAELSRRAEAETCTYADTYYDDAHKGLAGRGLKLRVRRISTGEVLLTFKERAVDTHGSKPEHETTVGSAEVLHTVFTALGLRESAALTKHCTNYRFSHDGHALFATVAEIDELPGHTFLELECVTGEDDVPEALRAIRQVLGDLGLHDLSTVSYLKQISGSAGRSR
- a CDS encoding FadR/GntR family transcriptional regulator; the protein is MPDLISDPLSRPPSMPERIAADISERITANGLEVLDKLPSITALADQYGVSKPMMREAARLLQAGGKIVFHHGKPCVVGSPGAEQLDDLFGFVLGQKRTDLMELQALREVLEIAAARAAASVATAAEHADLREHLDRYLAVPVPGDALHAADIALHAAVMRAGGNRLFAMLLDGITGLLQVSRREAWAQYESEGGTLALAHERHQRIVDTICDGDPEAAAQAMLDDLTDTRDALTVLIRPS
- a CDS encoding class I SAM-dependent DNA methyltransferase, translating into MSEVFQHDVAGVYDLLYRARGKDYQAECDTVIDIVRSRNPSAQSLLDVGCGTGVHLAHFAADFGHVEGIDLSEDMLALAAARLPAVPLHRGDIADFTVDRTFDVVTSLFTVVGYLSTVEQLNSALRCMARALAPGGVLLVEPWWFPETFLPGFVSKNLVEIDGYTIARVSHSRLEGDFSVVDMHYLVADERGGVRHFDETHRLRLYTQEQYEEAFRLAGLKFEIEAPEGGHTGHPYFVGVRA
- a CDS encoding class I SAM-dependent methyltransferase, which codes for MGSYRADLARVYREALGFHAVNCAPGILALLAPLRGGTVLELGCGTGLLTRHLVDAGYRVIATDASEDMLEHARAHVPEADVRPLRLPDDPLPRADAVVSIGNVLNYLTDADAVVAALEAASRAVRPGGILAVDLCDLAWGEAHRNASAKARLGDGWAMITRFAVPRADRFLFDFTIFTECGDFWRRDDERHELVLVDAAEVAARTGLAIGRAFGTETLPAGMVALTNPA
- a CDS encoding SDR family NAD(P)-dependent oxidoreductase yields the protein MRIADSCFGPLHGKRAAITGAGSGIGRATARRFAADGAAVAILDVDEAAAAGTARAITAAGGTAVAIVADEQSIASGLDRASAELGGLTTLVVNAGIELYHQDRPAHELDYAAWRRTMAVNLDGAFFTVDGGLTAI
- a CDS encoding beta-N-acetylglucosaminidase domain-containing protein, whose product is MVLSSRFTRLFVTAVTALTVVVAPAASAAPEKAAVPKVWPVPQQVDAGHGALAVPATVGEVFGEHADPAAVAVVEQALRGAGAKRFVPGPAELTVYLGGPATEALDRLGVPGPAGLASGGYVLAADRASRTLALSGADARGTFYAAQTLRQLVTGHRIPEVKVRDWPAMPLRGVIEGFYGAPWSHADRLAQLDFYGRTKQNIYVYSPKDDPYLRARWRDTYPADKLAEIKALVDRGAANHVDFTYALSPGLSICYSDPAETTKLVAKFQSLWDIGVRSFAIPLDDISYTKWNCDADAAKFGTGGAAAGAAQSFLLNAVQKQFIETHPGIDRLQMVPTEYYDLADSGYKTALRTQLDPRVVVEWTGVGVIAPTITTEQAKQTHQVFGHDILVWDNYPVNDYITDRLLMGPYVGREPGIAGELAGVTANPMVQAESSKIAEFTSADFLWNPKAYDPDASWRAALADLGGRAAAPLTVFSENNYAGALDRVPGKPDQDSPVLRPLLDAFWSALDGRGDLLGATWRLDDYLRKLASNPADLRKGMADNPAFLDEIGPWLDKLGLLGDAGRHAVKMLLAQRFGDNAGAWAERRATADLYARAQAIVVQTARGAKQPLPCLSVCTPFLDKALSKVDTAFGVPMRPTATTSGLGTYQDNAPSRMVDRDDGTFYWSDWNPPVGSSVGVDLGAVKPVGHVEIKMGNAKSPNDYVHHGVLEYSADGNSWAQAATTTDQAVVSAGLPAGATARYVRLRVTAAQEFWVVVREFSVGTLDNPPLAVTGGPAGNLAAVADGDASTVYKGASPAPGDVLTVTAASARALDGVTVLASDPAPRAEIQVGSGGQWRTVGFLTGAYTSVRTGGRPADGVRLVWRSGSPVPKVNEIVPRFR